The Nostoc sp. 'Lobaria pulmonaria (5183) cyanobiont' genome window below encodes:
- the lysS gene encoding lysine--tRNA ligase — MSEEDIRAARLEKVEQLKQLGTNPYAYRWESTHHAAQLQEKFADLSSGEEVDLEVAIAGRIMARRVFGKLAFFTLQDETGTIQLYLDKNRIQESMANIDADAFNHLKQLTDAGDILGAKGTIKRTEKGELSVYVKQYTILTKSLLPLPDKWHGLTDVAKRYRQRYVDLIVNPEVRQTFRRRAQITAGIRRYLEERDFLEIETPVLQSETGGADARPFITYHNTLEMELYLRIATELHLKRLIVGGFEKVFELGRVFRNEGISTRHNPEFTTIEIYQAYADYNDMMALTEGIITTVAQEVLGTLEITYQEEPIDLTPPWRRVTMHDLVKEFTGLDFNSFQSLEEAKTASKNAAIPGIDEAQSIGKLLNLAFEEKVEANLIQPTFVIDYPVEISPLAKPHRSVPGLVERFELFIVGRETGNSFSELTDPIDQRERLEAQAARKAAGDLEAQGVDEDFLTALEYGMPPTGGLGIGIDRLVMLLTDCASIRDAIAFPLLKPEKSESSPDEASSNNS, encoded by the coding sequence ATGTCGGAAGAAGATATCCGAGCCGCGAGGCTGGAAAAAGTAGAACAACTTAAGCAGCTAGGGACTAATCCTTATGCCTATCGTTGGGAATCTACCCATCATGCAGCGCAATTGCAAGAAAAATTTGCCGATTTATCCAGTGGGGAAGAAGTTGATTTAGAAGTTGCCATAGCCGGACGCATTATGGCGCGTCGCGTTTTCGGTAAATTGGCTTTCTTCACTTTGCAAGATGAAACCGGTACAATTCAGCTTTATCTCGATAAAAATCGCATCCAAGAAAGCATGGCAAATATTGATGCCGACGCCTTCAATCACCTGAAGCAACTTACAGATGCAGGCGACATTCTCGGAGCCAAAGGTACTATTAAACGGACTGAAAAGGGCGAGTTATCTGTCTACGTTAAACAATATACTATCCTCACTAAATCCCTGTTGCCGCTACCCGACAAGTGGCATGGATTAACGGATGTTGCCAAACGCTATCGTCAGCGCTACGTTGACTTGATTGTAAACCCGGAAGTGCGGCAAACTTTCCGCCGTCGCGCCCAAATTACTGCTGGTATTCGCCGCTATTTAGAAGAACGGGATTTTCTGGAAATTGAAACACCGGTTTTACAAAGTGAGACTGGAGGTGCAGATGCACGTCCATTTATCACCTACCACAACACTTTAGAAATGGAGTTGTATCTGCGAATTGCTACAGAACTTCATCTCAAACGGCTGATTGTGGGTGGTTTTGAAAAGGTATTTGAATTGGGGCGAGTTTTCCGCAATGAGGGAATTTCGACTCGACATAATCCCGAATTTACAACGATTGAAATTTACCAAGCCTACGCCGACTACAACGATATGATGGCGTTGACTGAAGGGATTATTACCACTGTTGCCCAAGAGGTACTCGGCACATTGGAAATCACCTACCAAGAGGAACCGATAGATTTAACACCACCTTGGCGACGGGTAACAATGCACGATTTAGTTAAAGAATTTACGGGCTTGGATTTTAATTCGTTCCAAAGTTTGGAAGAAGCAAAAACAGCAAGCAAAAATGCTGCTATTCCTGGTATAGATGAAGCCCAATCAATTGGTAAGTTACTAAATTTAGCCTTTGAAGAGAAGGTAGAAGCTAATTTAATTCAACCTACCTTTGTAATTGATTACCCTGTAGAAATTTCGCCCCTAGCAAAACCTCACCGTTCTGTACCTGGTTTGGTGGAAAGATTTGAGTTATTTATAGTCGGGCGAGAAACTGGGAATAGCTTCTCAGAACTTACCGATCCCATCGATCAAAGAGAACGCTTAGAAGCTCAAGCGGCGCGGAAAGCTGCTGGCGACTTAGAAGCCCAAGGAGTAGATGAAGACTTTCTGACAGCTTTGGAATATGGTATGCCACCTACAGGTGGTTTAGGGATTGGGATCGATCGGTTAGTGATGTTATTAACCGATTGTGCCAGTATTCGGGATGCGATCGCCTTTCCTTTACTCAAGCCAGAAAAATCAGAATCATCCCCAGATGAAGCCAGTAGTAACAATTCGTAA
- a CDS encoding type II toxin-antitoxin system death-on-curing family toxin: MQTPKFLTISQVLDIHQRQIQRFGGTSGIRDEGLLDSALAQPQATFGGELLHPTIHEQVAAYLYHLAMNHPFIDGNKRTAFAVMLTFLNLNGYTLNLSQEQAYNLVIQVVQKEISKEELSAFLEVYLQGK, translated from the coding sequence TTGCAGACTCCTAAATTTCTTACTATTTCTCAAGTCTTAGATATTCACCAACGCCAAATTCAAAGATTTGGTGGAACATCAGGTATTAGAGACGAAGGTTTGCTAGATTCAGCACTGGCACAACCTCAAGCTACTTTTGGCGGTGAACTTCTCCATCCAACAATTCACGAACAAGTAGCAGCGTACCTTTATCATTTAGCAATGAACCATCCGTTTATTGATGGCAATAAGCGTACCGCTTTCGCTGTTATGCTTACTTTTTTGAACTTAAATGGCTACACTCTCAACCTATCTCAAGAGCAAGCTTACAACTTGGTGATTCAAGTAGTTCAGAAAGAAATATCCAAAGAAGAATTATCTGCATTTCTGGAAGTGTACTTACAGGGCAAGTAA
- a CDS encoding allophycocyanin subunit alpha-B, translating into MTVISQVIFKADDELRYPSSGELKNIKDFLQTGVQRTRIVTTLAENEKKIVQEATKQLWQKRPDFISPGGNAYGERQRSLCIRDFGWYLRLITYGVLAGDIEPIEKIGVIGVREMYNSLGVPVPGMVEAINSLKTASLSLLSAEDAAEAAPYFDYIIQAMS; encoded by the coding sequence ATGACTGTAATTAGCCAAGTTATTTTCAAAGCCGACGACGAACTGCGTTATCCCAGCAGTGGCGAACTTAAAAATATCAAAGACTTTTTGCAAACCGGGGTACAACGGACGCGGATTGTGACTACCTTAGCCGAAAACGAAAAAAAGATAGTTCAGGAAGCAACCAAACAACTTTGGCAGAAGCGTCCTGACTTTATCTCCCCTGGAGGTAATGCTTACGGTGAACGCCAACGCTCTTTATGCATCCGTGATTTTGGCTGGTACTTACGCCTAATTACCTATGGTGTACTTGCCGGTGACATAGAGCCAATTGAAAAAATCGGTGTGATTGGTGTGCGGGAAATGTACAATTCATTGGGCGTTCCCGTGCCTGGAATGGTAGAAGCGATCAATTCCCTCAAAACAGCCTCCCTTAGCTTACTGAGTGCAGAAGACGCTGCCGAAGCAGCACCTTACTTTGATTACATCATTCAAGCGATGTCTTAA
- a CDS encoding alcohol dehydrogenase catalytic domain-containing protein, whose product MKAAILKTFGSPLAVETLPDPVLGTGEVIVDVVAAPVLSYTNEVFSGERQYLLKLPVAPGCGAVGRVRSVGPDATRLVTDDWVVCDPTVRSRDNALTPDITLQGWSARGEGGLRLQQYFHHGSFAQQMLVPTENAIPVGALDPAEAGRWCALGVLLVPYGGLLAANLQAGETLLVSGATGNYGSACVAVSLAMGAGCVVAPGRNERVLADLVRRFGDRVRPVHLTGHEDDDRERMQRAAPGPIDCVLDILPPSAGTTPVRAAVMAVRPYGRVVLMGGVGMLGGSGLELPYPWIMRNCITIHGQWMYPREATIRLVGLIRSGLLDLGNFDITAFDLDDANEAVAHAAANGGPFKLTVIQP is encoded by the coding sequence ATGAAAGCTGCAATCTTAAAGACGTTCGGATCGCCACTTGCCGTCGAGACTTTACCTGACCCTGTGCTGGGTACGGGGGAGGTCATTGTTGATGTCGTGGCTGCCCCGGTACTGTCTTACACCAACGAGGTCTTCAGCGGCGAACGGCAGTATCTGCTGAAGCTGCCGGTGGCCCCGGGATGCGGAGCCGTCGGACGGGTAAGGTCTGTAGGACCGGACGCGACGCGGCTGGTCACTGACGACTGGGTAGTGTGCGATCCGACCGTGCGCTCGCGCGACAACGCCCTAACCCCCGACATCACCTTACAAGGCTGGAGCGCCCGCGGCGAAGGAGGCTTGCGCTTGCAACAGTATTTTCACCACGGCTCCTTTGCCCAGCAGATGCTGGTGCCGACGGAAAACGCCATCCCGGTCGGCGCGCTTGACCCTGCGGAGGCGGGGCGCTGGTGCGCGCTGGGTGTGCTGCTGGTACCGTATGGCGGGCTACTGGCGGCCAACCTACAGGCCGGCGAGACGCTATTGGTCAGCGGGGCCACTGGCAACTATGGCAGCGCCTGCGTGGCCGTGTCCCTGGCGATGGGTGCGGGCTGCGTCGTCGCACCAGGCCGCAACGAGCGGGTACTGGCGGACCTAGTGCGTCGGTTTGGCGACCGTGTGCGCCCCGTGCATCTCACCGGCCACGAGGACGACGACCGGGAGCGGATGCAGCGGGCGGCCCCCGGACCCATTGACTGCGTGCTGGACATCCTGCCGCCCTCGGCGGGCACGACCCCGGTGCGGGCCGCTGTCATGGCGGTACGGCCTTATGGGAGGGTAGTGCTGATGGGGGGCGTTGGGATGCTGGGAGGTTCCGGACTAGAACTACCTTACCCGTGGATCATGAGGAACTGCATCACTATACACGGCCAATGGATGTATCCACGCGAGGCTACCATCCGCCTGGTCGGTCTCATCCGATCCGGACTCCTGGATCTGGGCAATTTCGACATCACGGCATTCGATCTGGACGACGCAAACGAAGCCGTCGCGCACGCTGCTGCCAATGGCGGTCCCTTCAAGTTGACCGTGATCCAGCCATGA
- a CDS encoding TetR/AcrR family transcriptional regulator, translating into MSNMRIQPDSKHDGQSPAKGDSIGSASALPTKRDRILKAALECFGRYGFKRTAMDDIAKIAGISRAALYLLFQNKEDIFRTLCEDLHGNALVRAQTALQSEIGFRERLNTAFEGKDLELFELVCDSPHGSELIDLKNAIAADIFLSSSKRFEELLTEAIRQADERGEIELSRGSFQPSNFASLLIGCTHGLKKSSSSVAEYRQQLRHLILIFDLALTASTNKASSV; encoded by the coding sequence ATGTCAAATATGAGAATTCAGCCAGATTCAAAGCACGATGGGCAAAGCCCCGCTAAAGGTGATAGCATCGGCTCTGCATCAGCGCTGCCCACAAAGCGCGATCGCATCCTTAAAGCAGCTTTAGAATGTTTTGGGCGGTATGGCTTCAAGCGCACCGCAATGGATGATATTGCTAAGATTGCAGGTATTTCCCGTGCAGCACTCTACTTGTTATTTCAAAATAAGGAAGACATTTTTAGAACGCTGTGCGAAGATTTGCATGGCAATGCGCTCGTCCGTGCCCAAACGGCACTCCAGTCTGAAATCGGATTTAGGGAGCGTCTAAATACGGCGTTTGAAGGGAAGGATCTAGAGCTATTTGAGCTAGTTTGCGATTCGCCACATGGGAGCGAGCTAATCGATCTGAAGAATGCGATCGCGGCAGATATTTTTCTTTCCTCCTCTAAACGGTTTGAGGAATTACTTACAGAGGCAATTCGTCAAGCCGACGAAAGGGGAGAGATTGAATTGAGTCGTGGGAGTTTTCAGCCATCTAATTTTGCGAGCTTACTGATTGGCTGTACACACGGTTTGAAAAAATCATCTTCCAGTGTTGCAGAATATCGTCAGCAATTAAGGCATTTAATCTTGATTTTTGACCTGGCACTCACAGCATCAACCAACAAGGCTTCAAGTGTCTGA
- the purF gene encoding amidophosphoribosyltransferase: MISIHSVTSDEYPDQTNNPINSHENQPDKPEEACGVFGIYAPGENVAKLTYFGLYALQHRGQESAGIATFEGTQVHLHKDMGLVSQVFNESILDQLPGRLAVGHTRYSTTGSSRKVNAQPAVLETRLGTLALAHNGNLVNTVQLRQELLENKCNLVTTTDSEMIAFAIAEAIDTGADWLEGAIQAFHRCQGAFSLVIGTPVGVMGVRDPNGIRPLVIGTLAGNPVRYVLASETCGLDIIGAEYLRDVEPGELVWITEEGLASYHWSQKSERKLCIFEMIYFARPDSVMHNESLYSYRMRLGHQLAKESVVDADIVFGVPDSGIPAAIGFSQVSGVAYGEGLIKNRYVGRTFIQPTQMMRESGLRMKLNPLKDVLAGKRVIIVDDSIVRGTTSRKLVKTLRDAGAVEVHMRISSPPVTHPCFYGIDTDSQDQLIAATKSVAEIAKQLQVDSLAYLSWEGMLEATREDTNSFCSACFTGDYPVVIPEQVKRSKLILEKVVV; encoded by the coding sequence ATGATTTCTATTCATTCTGTCACTTCGGATGAATACCCCGACCAGACCAACAACCCAATCAATAGTCATGAAAATCAGCCTGACAAGCCAGAAGAAGCTTGTGGTGTTTTTGGCATCTACGCCCCAGGAGAAAACGTTGCTAAACTGACATACTTTGGATTGTATGCCCTTCAACATCGGGGTCAAGAATCAGCTGGTATTGCTACCTTTGAGGGAACACAAGTACATCTCCACAAAGATATGGGCTTGGTGTCTCAAGTTTTTAATGAATCTATCTTGGATCAATTGCCCGGTCGCCTTGCTGTTGGTCACACTCGTTATTCCACCACAGGTTCTAGCCGCAAAGTTAATGCCCAACCCGCAGTGCTAGAAACCCGTTTAGGTACATTAGCTCTTGCACATAATGGTAATTTAGTCAATACCGTGCAACTACGTCAAGAGTTGCTTGAGAATAAATGTAACTTAGTCACGACAACAGACTCAGAAATGATCGCTTTTGCGATCGCCGAAGCCATAGATACGGGCGCTGATTGGCTAGAAGGTGCAATTCAGGCATTTCACCGTTGCCAAGGAGCCTTTAGTTTAGTTATTGGTACTCCCGTCGGCGTTATGGGTGTCCGTGACCCCAATGGCATCCGTCCCTTAGTAATCGGCACTTTGGCTGGTAATCCAGTCCGTTACGTTTTGGCTTCCGAGACTTGTGGTTTAGACATTATTGGAGCCGAATACCTGCGAGATGTAGAACCAGGTGAATTAGTTTGGATCACTGAAGAAGGTTTAGCTTCTTATCATTGGAGCCAAAAATCCGAGCGGAAATTGTGTATCTTTGAGATGATTTACTTTGCTCGCCCTGATAGCGTCATGCACAACGAGAGTTTGTACAGCTATCGAATGCGATTAGGACACCAGCTAGCTAAAGAATCTGTTGTAGATGCCGATATTGTCTTTGGTGTTCCTGATTCTGGTATACCTGCTGCTATTGGATTTTCCCAAGTGTCTGGTGTCGCTTACGGCGAAGGACTGATTAAAAATCGCTATGTTGGGCGAACATTCATTCAACCAACCCAAATGATGCGGGAATCGGGTCTGCGGATGAAACTCAACCCCCTCAAAGATGTGTTGGCAGGGAAACGAGTGATTATTGTAGATGACTCGATTGTACGCGGTACTACCAGCCGTAAACTAGTCAAAACTTTGCGTGATGCAGGTGCAGTAGAAGTACACATGCGAATTTCTTCTCCGCCTGTAACTCATCCTTGCTTCTATGGCATCGATACCGATTCTCAGGATCAGCTGATTGCTGCTACCAAGTCAGTAGCAGAAATTGCCAAGCAACTGCAAGTAGACAGTCTCGCCTATCTCAGTTGGGAGGGAATGCTAGAAGCGACACGAGAAGACACCAATAGTTTCTGTTCTGCTTGCTTCACTGGAGATTATCCCGTAGTGATTCCTGAGCAAGTGAAACGTTCTAAGCTGATCTTAGAAAAAGTAGTGGTATAA
- the purL gene encoding phosphoribosylformylglycinamidine synthase subunit PurL, with translation MTATSKPAFSPQEIAAEGLKPEEYAEIVRRLGRHPNKAELGMFGVMWSEHCCYKNSRPLLKQFPTDGPHILVGPGENAGVVDLGDGLQLAFKIESHNHPSAVEPFQGAATGVGGILRDIFTMGARPIAILNSLRFGSLKDAKTQRLFTGVVSGISHYGNCVGVPTVGGEVYFDSAYSGNPLVNVMALGLMETPEIVKSGASGLGNPVLYVGSTTGRDGMGGASFASAELSDQSIDDRPAVQVGDPFLEKSLIEACLEAFKTGAVVAAQDMGAAGITCSTSEMAAKGGVGIELDLDNIPVRETGMVPYEYLLSESQERMLFVAHKGREQELIEIFHRWGLQAVVAGAVIAEPIVRILFQGEVAAEIPAEALAENTPLYNRELLAEAPEYARQAWEWTADSLPPSTTAGIELQGRLQSWNDILLTLLDTPTIASKNWVYRQYDHQVQNNTVMLPGGADAAVIRLRPLEEDRGRGSGGAEEQRRIPDVQRGVAATVDCNPRYVFLDPYEGAKAVVAEAARNLSCVGAEPIAVTDNLNFGSPEKPIGYWQLAEACRGLAEGCRELATPVTGGNVSLYNETLDSQGIPQPIYPTPVVGMVGLIPDITKICGQGWQTSGDVIYLLGLPLTSKICLGASEYLATIHGTVAGKSPQVDFDLERRVQKVCREGIRNGWVRSAHDSAEGGVAIALAECCLAGNLGAEINLEIASTQLNRLDEVLFAEGGARILVSVASAQQEIWESYLQEHLGQDWQKLGVVGNLETGLGVFTTDNQTLIKVSIEDMNDRYFHAIARRLTIHTNTPE, from the coding sequence ATGACTGCAACCTCAAAACCAGCCTTTTCCCCCCAAGAAATTGCTGCTGAAGGTCTTAAACCAGAAGAATACGCAGAAATTGTCCGTCGGCTCGGACGTCATCCTAACAAAGCTGAACTGGGAATGTTTGGCGTCATGTGGTCTGAGCATTGCTGTTATAAAAATTCTCGACCTCTACTCAAACAATTTCCCACCGATGGCCCCCATATCCTGGTGGGGCCTGGTGAAAATGCTGGTGTTGTAGACTTGGGTGATGGACTCCAACTAGCTTTTAAGATAGAATCTCACAACCATCCCTCAGCGGTGGAACCCTTTCAGGGAGCCGCAACGGGAGTAGGAGGTATTCTCAGAGATATTTTTACAATGGGTGCGCGTCCCATTGCCATATTAAACTCGCTGCGCTTTGGTTCCCTAAAAGATGCCAAAACCCAACGGCTATTCACTGGTGTCGTATCAGGAATCTCTCATTATGGTAACTGTGTGGGAGTACCCACCGTTGGTGGCGAAGTTTACTTTGACTCTGCTTACTCTGGTAATCCTCTGGTGAACGTTATGGCACTAGGATTGATGGAAACACCAGAAATCGTCAAATCTGGAGCATCTGGCTTAGGCAACCCCGTGCTGTATGTTGGTTCCACGACTGGGCGCGACGGCATGGGAGGCGCGAGTTTTGCTAGTGCAGAATTGAGCGATCAATCCATAGACGATCGCCCTGCTGTGCAAGTGGGCGATCCCTTTTTAGAAAAGTCGTTAATTGAAGCTTGTCTTGAGGCATTTAAGACGGGTGCAGTTGTCGCCGCCCAAGATATGGGAGCAGCGGGAATCACCTGTTCTACCTCAGAGATGGCAGCAAAAGGTGGTGTGGGAATTGAACTAGATTTAGATAACATTCCCGTCAGAGAAACGGGGATGGTTCCTTATGAATATCTGCTTTCGGAATCTCAAGAACGAATGCTGTTTGTTGCTCATAAAGGGCGTGAGCAAGAATTAATCGAAATTTTCCATCGGTGGGGACTTCAAGCCGTTGTTGCTGGGGCAGTCATCGCTGAACCGATTGTGCGGATTCTTTTTCAGGGTGAAGTAGCAGCAGAAATTCCCGCCGAGGCTTTGGCAGAGAATACCCCACTGTATAATCGGGAGTTATTGGCAGAAGCACCAGAATATGCGCGTCAAGCTTGGGAATGGACTGCTGATTCCTTACCTCCTTCTACAACTGCTGGAATAGAACTCCAAGGAAGACTGCAAAGTTGGAATGATATTCTCTTAACTTTGCTCGATACACCGACGATCGCTTCTAAAAATTGGGTATATCGTCAGTATGACCATCAAGTACAAAATAATACAGTCATGCTGCCAGGTGGTGCAGATGCAGCTGTTATCCGTTTGCGCCCCCTGGAAGAGGATAGGGGGCGGGGGAGCGGGGGGGCAGAGGAGCAGAGAAGAATTCCCGATGTCCAACGCGGTGTTGCTGCCACGGTAGATTGCAATCCTCGTTATGTTTTTCTTGACCCTTACGAAGGAGCTAAGGCAGTGGTGGCAGAAGCTGCACGCAATCTTAGCTGTGTGGGTGCAGAACCTATAGCAGTAACGGATAACTTGAATTTTGGCTCCCCAGAAAAACCCATTGGTTACTGGCAATTGGCAGAAGCTTGTCGCGGTTTGGCGGAAGGTTGCCGAGAATTGGCGACACCAGTCACGGGCGGAAATGTCTCTTTGTACAATGAAACTCTCGATTCTCAAGGCATCCCCCAACCCATTTATCCCACTCCTGTTGTCGGCATGGTGGGCTTGATTCCCGATATAACCAAAATTTGTGGGCAAGGTTGGCAAACATCCGGCGATGTGATTTATCTTCTCGGATTGCCTCTGACATCTAAAATCTGTTTGGGAGCATCTGAATATTTAGCCACTATCCACGGGACTGTTGCCGGAAAATCACCACAGGTAGATTTTGACTTGGAACGCCGCGTCCAGAAAGTTTGTCGTGAAGGAATTCGTAATGGTTGGGTACGTTCAGCCCACGATTCTGCTGAGGGGGGAGTGGCGATCGCTCTAGCCGAATGTTGTCTTGCTGGCAATCTTGGTGCCGAAATCAATTTAGAAATAGCATCAACACAGTTAAACCGCCTCGATGAAGTGTTGTTTGCCGAAGGTGGTGCCAGAATTTTAGTTTCTGTAGCATCAGCACAACAAGAAATTTGGGAATCATATTTACAGGAACATCTAGGTCAAGACTGGCAAAAACTCGGTGTAGTTGGTAATTTGGAGACGGGTTTGGGGGTTTTCACCACTGATAACCAAACCTTAATCAAAGTTAGTATAGAAGATATGAACGATCGCTATTTCCATGCGATCGCTAGACGTCTCACCATCCATACCAATACTCCCGAATAA
- a CDS encoding EF-hand domain-containing protein has product MTTEQELQSLFNSLDGDQDGKISINDLFLSPGLSAIISSETNTTSPQELLIQYDSDKDGSITFEELKEAVEKASNLN; this is encoded by the coding sequence ATGACAACCGAGCAAGAGCTTCAATCTCTTTTTAATAGCTTAGATGGCGATCAAGACGGCAAAATCTCCATTAATGATCTTTTTTTAAGTCCTGGCTTAAGTGCAATCATCTCATCAGAAACAAATACCACTAGTCCCCAGGAGTTACTAATACAGTATGATTCAGACAAAGACGGTAGTATTACCTTTGAAGAGTTAAAGGAAGCAGTTGAGAAAGCAAGTAATTTAAACTAG